In Candidatus Latescibacter sp., a genomic segment contains:
- the pstS gene encoding phosphate ABC transporter substrate-binding protein PstS, with translation MTSLVSAISVHAQKLNGAGATFPYPLYSQWAFQYNKITGMELNYQSIGSGGGIQQIKAKTVDFGASDAPLTKEELAQSGLIQFPMIMGGVALVVNVEGIKPGQMRLTPEVLADIFLGKIKNWNDPAVKAINPGVNLPNRAITVVHRSDGSGTTWIFTNYLDKVSPEWHSKVGTDKAVAWPVGVAGKGNEGVAAYVTRILGSIGYVEFAYALTNKMAHTQLKNSAGEFLQPTTATFQAAAANADWKNAPGFYMVLTNQPGKQSWPITGASFILIYKEQKDQKMAGSMFNFFDWCFRNGGETARKLFYVPMPDQVVKLVEERWAKDVTSSGSPVWKSTVKQ, from the coding sequence ATGACATCGCTTGTATCGGCAATCTCGGTACATGCCCAGAAACTCAACGGAGCGGGCGCCACTTTCCCCTACCCCCTGTATTCACAATGGGCTTTCCAATATAACAAGATTACCGGAATGGAACTCAACTATCAGTCCATCGGTTCCGGCGGCGGTATCCAGCAGATAAAGGCCAAAACGGTGGATTTCGGCGCTTCGGACGCTCCTCTCACCAAGGAGGAGCTTGCTCAGAGCGGTCTCATCCAGTTTCCCATGATTATGGGCGGGGTTGCACTGGTGGTGAACGTAGAAGGTATCAAACCGGGTCAGATGCGGCTCACCCCTGAAGTACTGGCCGACATTTTCCTCGGTAAGATCAAGAACTGGAACGACCCGGCTGTCAAAGCGATAAATCCGGGAGTCAACCTCCCGAATCGTGCTATCACTGTGGTGCACCGTTCCGATGGCTCCGGAACAACCTGGATATTCACAAACTACCTTGATAAGGTCTCCCCTGAATGGCACAGCAAGGTCGGAACCGACAAAGCGGTGGCCTGGCCGGTCGGTGTCGCCGGAAAAGGCAATGAAGGCGTCGCGGCTTATGTGACCCGCATCCTAGGCTCGATCGGGTATGTGGAATTCGCATACGCTTTAACCAACAAGATGGCGCACACCCAGCTCAAGAACAGCGCCGGTGAATTTCTCCAGCCCACCACTGCAACCTTCCAGGCGGCGGCCGCCAATGCCGACTGGAAAAACGCCCCGGGATTTTACATGGTGCTGACCAACCAGCCCGGAAAACAGAGCTGGCCGATCACCGGCGCCTCTTTCATCCTCATCTACAAGGAGCAGAAGGACCAAAAAATGGCCGGGAGCATGTTCAATTTTTTCGACTGGTGTTTCCGTAACGGTGGTGAAACTGCACGTAAGCTCTTTTACGTTCCCATGCCGGACCAGGTGGTAAAATTGGTGGAAGAGCGCTGGGCGAAGGATGTAACATCAAGCGGAAGCCCGGTCTGGAAATCAACCGTTAAGCAGTGA